CGTCGTCCCGACGCCGACGGTGTCGCGGATCTCGTCCAGCGACGCCACCTCGATGAGTCGCCCCTCGTTCATGATCCCGACCCGGTCACAGACCGCCTCCACCTGCCCGAGGATGTGACTGGAGAAGAAGACGGTCGCGCCGCGGTTCACTTCCTGCCGGATGACGTTGCGCATCAGCCGGATCCCGTTGGGGTCCAGCCCAGTCGATGGCTCGTCGAGGATCAACAGATCCGGCTCGTCGACGAGCGCCATCCCCAGCACGAGTCGCTGGGCCATCCCCTTCGAGTAGTCGCCGGCGTTCCGCTCGGCGTCCTCGGGGTCGAGTCCCACCCGGTCCAGAATCTCGTCGGGGTCGTCGTCGGCCCCCCGGGCCTCCACCACGAACTCCAGATGGCGACGACCTGAGAGCCGGTCGTAGAGCTGGTAGCCGTCGGGGAGGACGCCGACTCGTTCGCGGATGTCGACGGCCTCCGTCCGCGTCGGATGGCCGAACACGCGCGCCTCCCCCGAGGACGGCGGCGTGTAGTCCAGTAGCATGTTGATCACCGTCGACTTCCCGGCTCCGTTCGGGCCGAGAAAGCCGAACACCTCCCCCTCCTGGACGGTCAGGTCGACCGAGTCCACGGCGACCACGTCGCCGTATCGTCGCGTCAGACCGTCCGTCTCGATCGCGACCATATGCCTCCTCTCTACCGCCCCGCCAACAAGTTTTCCCCTTCGACAGTGACAGGTCAGACCCACCCGGAAGCGTCAGACGTGCCGATCGAGGAAATCGACGACCGCGGTGTAGGCCTCGATCCGATTGTCCAGTTTCGAGATACCGTGACCCTCGTCCTCGAAGATCAGTTTCTCGACGGGGACGCCCTGTGTCTCGACTTCCGCGGCGATCTGCTCGGCCTCGCCGACGGGCACCCTCGGGTCGTTCGCGCCGTGGAGGACGAACAGCGGGGCGTCGATGCGGTCGGCGTCGTGGATCGGACTGATCGATTCGAGGAACTCCCGGTCGTCTTCGAGCGATCCGTACTCGGCCTCGCGGTGTTCCCGCCGCCAGGCCCCGGTGTTCTCGAGGAAGGTGACGAAGTTGGCGATGCCGACGGAGTCGACACCCGCGGCCCAGAGGTCGGGGTACTCGGTCATCGCCGCCAGCACCATGAACCCGCCGTAGGAGCCACCCTTGGCGACGATCCGGTCCGGGTCGACCGCGGGGTGCTCGGCGAGCCAGTCGACCGCCGCCCGGATATCTTTCACCGAGTCCATCCGTTTCTCCACGTCGTCGAGGTGCGTGTAGGCCGTGCCGTAGCCCGTCGATCCGCGCACGTTGGGCTCGAAGACCGCGTAGCCCCGCGAGAGGAAGTACTGGGTCAGTCCCGAGAACGAGGGGCGGCGCTGGCTCTCGGGGCCGCCGTGGATGTCGACGACGACGGGGACGCCGTCCGAGGGCCGGTTCTCCTGATCGGGCAGCGTGAAGTAGGCGGGAATCTCCCGGTCGTCGAAGGTCTCGTAGTGGACGAGTTCGGGCTCGCGGAACGACGACCGTGGGATGCCGGCCGTCGAGGCGCGGGTCCAGCGCTCGGTGTCGCCGTTCTCGAACTCGACGACGTGGACGTTCGTGTTGTCCGTACGGCTGGACGCAGAGAGCGCGAACCGGTCCGCATCGGGGCTGAAACTGACACCGCCCGCTGTTCCGTCGGGCAGGTCCGGCCCAGGCCGGGTCTCGTAGGTGGTCGCGCCCGTCAACTCGCCCACGGTGATCTCGGTGTAGCCGTCGACGTTCCGGGAGTAGGCCAGATTCCCGGTCTCGTCGTCGAGTGCGATGCCGTCGACGTTCCACTCGCCACCGTCCTCGACGACCTCGAACTCGCCGGTGTCGAGGTCGAGGCGTTCGAGTCTGAGAGTATCGCTGTCCCAGTCGGTACAGCAGTAAATCGCCTCGCCGTCGGGGCCCCACGAGGGGCTGTCGTACCTGACCTCGCCCTCGTGGGGAGTCACGTGTTCGATGTCGCCAGAGTCCAGATCGAGGACGTAGAGGTCCTTGTCGAACGAGGAGGCGTGTTCGGTGACGAGCAGGCGGTCGTCGTCGGGACTCCAGCCAGCCAGCGCGAGCCAGCCGTCGCCCTCGTGGACCAGTTCTGCCTCGTCGCCGTGTTCGTCGCGGCCCTGGACGTACACGTCGAAGACGGACTCGTCGCGGCGGTTGGCGGCGAAGGCGAGGCGGTCGCCGTCGTGGGACCACCCACCCCAGTAGTGGATGGCGTCGGGGGTCGCGGTCAGCGGCGTGACCTCGCCGGAGTCGAGGTCCAGTCGAAACAGCTGGGTGAACTCGTCGCCGCCCTCGTCCATACCGAAGGCGAGTTCGCGGCGCTCGGGCGAGAACGAACAGAAGGTGACGCGTTCGTCGTAGAAGGTGCGTTGCTCGGGCCAGCCGCCGGGTTCGTCGAGCGTCCAGATCTGTGGTGTCCCCGTCGTGTCCATCAGGAAGGCGACCGTGCCCTCGGGGCCGACCGACGCGCCGTAGGCGCTGCGGACGTTGAGATACCGCTCCAGGTCGT
This Halorientalis sp. IM1011 DNA region includes the following protein-coding sequences:
- a CDS encoding ABC transporter ATP-binding protein: MVAIETDGLTRRYGDVVAVDSVDLTVQEGEVFGFLGPNGAGKSTVINMLLDYTPPSSGEARVFGHPTRTEAVDIRERVGVLPDGYQLYDRLSGRRHLEFVVEARGADDDPDEILDRVGLDPEDAERNAGDYSKGMAQRLVLGMALVDEPDLLILDEPSTGLDPNGIRLMRNVIRQEVNRGATVFFSSHILGQVEAVCDRVGIMNEGRLIEVASLDEIRDTVGVGTTLHVTVDSQPDLTITDLEAMDDVSNVRADGPELTMTLSDSTAKARVISRIEDAGATVTDFETTESSLEELFAELIDEDEAREVSA
- a CDS encoding S9 family peptidase, with the protein product MHDLERYLNVRSAYGASVGPEGTVAFLMDTTGTPQIWTLDEPGGWPEQRTFYDERVTFCSFSPERRELAFGMDEGGDEFTQLFRLDLDSGEVTPLTATPDAIHYWGGWSHDGDRLAFAANRRDESVFDVYVQGRDEHGDEAELVHEGDGWLALAGWSPDDDRLLVTEHASSFDKDLYVLDLDSGDIEHVTPHEGEVRYDSPSWGPDGEAIYCCTDWDSDTLRLERLDLDTGEFEVVEDGGEWNVDGIALDDETGNLAYSRNVDGYTEITVGELTGATTYETRPGPDLPDGTAGGVSFSPDADRFALSASSRTDNTNVHVVEFENGDTERWTRASTAGIPRSSFREPELVHYETFDDREIPAYFTLPDQENRPSDGVPVVVDIHGGPESQRRPSFSGLTQYFLSRGYAVFEPNVRGSTGYGTAYTHLDDVEKRMDSVKDIRAAVDWLAEHPAVDPDRIVAKGGSYGGFMVLAAMTEYPDLWAAGVDSVGIANFVTFLENTGAWRREHREAEYGSLEDDREFLESISPIHDADRIDAPLFVLHGANDPRVPVGEAEQIAAEVETQGVPVEKLIFEDEGHGISKLDNRIEAYTAVVDFLDRHV